The following DNA comes from Corynebacterium urogenitale.
GAGTCCTCCTTCAGCGCATCAATGAGCGCCTGGGCGGTGAACACGTAGTTACCCATGGAGGCGAAAGCCACATCGGGATCATCCGGGACGCTCGGAGGATCCGCGGGCTTTTCCAAGAACTGCTCAATGCGGTTATCGTCCCCCGCCTGGATCACACCGAAGGCCATTGCCTCCTCGCGCGGCACGCGTAAGCCAGCGACAGTCACGTCAGCACCGGACGCGATATGCGCCTCCACCATCTGCTCTGGATCCATGCGGTAGACGTGATCTGCGCCGAACACAATGATGTAGTCCGGATTCTCGTCATACACCAGGTTGAGCGATTGGAGGATGGCGTCTGCCGAACCCGTGAACCAGCGCTTTCCAAGGCGCTGCTGCGCGGGAACCGGGGTGATGTACTGGCCAGCCAGGCCGGAAAGCTGCCATGACTGGGAGATATGGCGGTCCAGCGAATGGCTCTTGTACTGAGTCAGTACACAGATCTTGTAGTAACCCGCATTGACGAGATTCGATAACACGAAGTCTATGAGGCGGTAGTTACCACCAAAGGGAACGGCTGGCTTTGCGCGGTCTGCCGTGAACGGATACAGACGCTTTCCTTCGCCACCAGCGAGAACAATGGACAGGACGTTAGGAGTGGTCTTCACACCATCTACGGTAGTGAGGTTTTGACAATTTCGCCGGACAAGATGCTTTCCTCCCCCGAAATATGTGTGGCTTCCCTGCCGAAACCCCAATAGATTCAACATTCGCCTTCGAAGATTTAACATTCCGAACACATGGCGGGGGTCTTTCACCCGGCCTCCATCCGGCCCGCGAACTATGGTGGAAGTATGCGTATCGCGATGCTGACCAAGGAATATCCGCCAGAAATCTACGGTGGTGCTGGAGTGCACGTCACTGAGCTCACCCGTTATATGCGAGAACTCGAGCAAGTCGACGTGCACTGCATGGGCAGTCCACGCGAAGAATCCGACGTCTACGTCTACGGCGTTGATCCTGAGCTGAAAGAGGCCAACGCCTCCGTGCAGACGCTATCCACGGGGCTGCGCATGGCCCACGGCCTCGGAGATGCGGACGTCGTCCACTCCCACACCTGGTACACCGGCCTCGGCGGCCACGTCGGCGGATTGTTGCGTGGCATCCCCCATGTGGCCACAGCCCACTCCCTGGAACCACACCGCCCGTGGAAGCGCGAGCAACTCGGCGGCGGCTACGAGGTTTCCTCCTGGTCGGAGAAAAACACCATGGAGTACGCGGACGCTGTCATCGCCGTGTCCGCAAAGATGAAAGACGCGATTCTCGATGCCTACCCGCGCATCGACCCCGATCGCATTCACGTGGTGCTCAACGGCATTGATTCCGACCTATGGCAGCCGCGCCCAGTATTCGCCGAGGCTAAGGAACTGGTTGGACGCTCTATTTTGGCGGAGCTAGGCGTGGACGAATCACGTCCGATCATCAGCTTCGTCGGCCGCATCACCAGGCAGAAGGGCGTTCCGCACCTACTCAAGGCCATCAAACACATGAACCCAGATATCCAAGTGGTTCTGTGCGCTGGGGCTCCGGATACCCCGGAAATCGAAGCTGAGGTCACGGGTCTCGTCCAGGGACTCCAATCCGAGCGCGATGGGGTCTTTTGGGTCAAGAACATGCTGGACAAGCGCTACTTGCAAGAAATCCTCACCGCATCCGATGCTTTCCTCTGCCCGTCCATCTACGAGCCACTGGGCATCGTGAATCTCGAGGCCATGGCATGCAATACAGCCGTCATCGCCTCCGACGTGGGCGGTATTCCAGAGGTGGTTGTTGACGGCACCACGGGAACCCTCGTCCACTACGACGAGCGCGACCCGGAATCCTTTGAAAAGGGCCTGGCTGAAGCGACGAATGAACTGCTGGCGGATGCGGCTAGGGTCAAGG
Coding sequences within:
- the glgA gene encoding glycogen synthase — translated: MRIAMLTKEYPPEIYGGAGVHVTELTRYMRELEQVDVHCMGSPREESDVYVYGVDPELKEANASVQTLSTGLRMAHGLGDADVVHSHTWYTGLGGHVGGLLRGIPHVATAHSLEPHRPWKREQLGGGYEVSSWSEKNTMEYADAVIAVSAKMKDAILDAYPRIDPDRIHVVLNGIDSDLWQPRPVFAEAKELVGRSILAELGVDESRPIISFVGRITRQKGVPHLLKAIKHMNPDIQVVLCAGAPDTPEIEAEVTGLVQGLQSERDGVFWVKNMLDKRYLQEILTASDAFLCPSIYEPLGIVNLEAMACNTAVIASDVGGIPEVVVDGTTGTLVHYDERDPESFEKGLAEATNELLADAARVKAFGDAGRDRAVTTFSWATIAQQTVDVYRSLM
- the glgC gene encoding glucose-1-phosphate adenylyltransferase, yielding MKTTPNVLSIVLAGGEGKRLYPFTADRAKPAVPFGGNYRLIDFVLSNLVNAGYYKICVLTQYKSHSLDRHISQSWQLSGLAGQYITPVPAQQRLGKRWFTGSADAILQSLNLVYDENPDYIIVFGADHVYRMDPEQMVEAHIASGADVTVAGLRVPREEAMAFGVIQAGDDNRIEQFLEKPADPPSVPDDPDVAFASMGNYVFTAQALIDALKEDSENENSDHDMGGDIIPMLVEKNTAYVYDFSSNYVPGETERDKGYWRDVGTVDAFYEAHMDLISVHPVFNLYNQKWPIHTAETGNLPPAKFVKGGIAQSSMVSAGCIISAGTVRNSVLSENVIVEEGASVEGCVLMPGVRVGKGAVVRHAIIDKNAKITEGQIIGVDRQLDEERFTVSKGGVVCVGKNATV